One stretch of Rissa tridactyla isolate bRisTri1 chromosome 21, bRisTri1.patW.cur.20221130, whole genome shotgun sequence DNA includes these proteins:
- the LOC128900458 gene encoding uncharacterized protein LOC128900458, whose amino-acid sequence MMEALPATRAPRRPSLLQLLRSFFGLLRNVRGTQEPGVEGEELGAVGDSSSHWGLAGQQRPYWEPWEGAEGESTEPLLGELQGLSLAGSLGSSRSGSCLTGSTSNTELVCEVVDTPASSPAQQHADHGVASQEGTAVPEAFGDKSLETDGLLQGPGADGEDVTCGASPEPMFSVDFDAECEKEQLLKADEGAGSPTAELTQWNTLFSMNKHRQTSHEPRARGSLMELESEEEPLLNAAANRPATPALPLRAPNPPGEVFRRQSRRNPWLLWEKLGTAGSRWRRSPWKSLRSSSREKSGAAPDGPPCIGSPPGGESDSSSLAPVLVPARLSPVLRRSSAPALPSSLPHVSL is encoded by the exons ATGATGGAGGCCCTGCCGGCCACCCGGGCTCCCCGccgtccctccctgctccagctcctccgcAGCTTCTTCGGGCTCCTGCGAAACGTGCGAGGGACACAGGAGcccggggtggagggggaagagctGGGCGCCGTTGGGGACAGCAGCAGCCATTGGGGGCTGGCAGGCCAGCAGCGCccatactgggagccctgggagggGGCCGAGGGGGAGAGCACGGAGCCgctgctgggggagctgcaggggctcaGCCTGGCcggctccctggggagcagcaggagcgggAGCTGCCTGACGGGGAGCACCAGCAACACGGAGCTGGTTTGTGAGGTGGTGGACACTCCTGCCAGTAGCCCAGCCCAGCAACACGCAGACCATGGGGTGGCCAGCCAGGAGGGGACGGCCGTGCCAGAAGCTTTCGGTGACAAATCTCTGGAGAC ggatgggctcCTTCAAGGTCCAGGTGCTGATGGTGAAGATGTTACCTGTGGTGCAAGCCCTGAGCCAATGTTTTCTGTGGACTTTGACGCCGAATGTGAGAAAGAGCAGCTCCTGAAAG CAGATGAGGGGGCAGGATCCCCGACAGCAGAGCTGACCCAGTGGAACACGCTCTTCAGCATGAACAAACATCGACAGACTTCACATGAG cctCGTGCCCGGGGAAGCTTGATGGAGCTGGAAAGCGAAGAGGAGCCGCTTTTGAACGCGGCGGCGAATAGACCTGCAACACCGGCTCTGCCCCTCCGGGCTCCGAACCCCCCTGGCGAG GTTTTCAGAAGACAGAGCAGGAGGAACCCTTGGCTGCTTTGGGAGAAGCTGGGTACAGCTGGGAGCAGGTGGAGGAGGAGCCCCTGGAAAAGTCTGAG ATCCAGCTCCAGGGAAAAGTCGGGAGCAGCCCCTGATGGACCACCCTGCATCGGCAGCCCTCCCGGAGGAGAGAGTGACTCTTCTTCTCTGGCCCCCGTCCTGGTACCCGCCAGGCTTAGTCCTGTCCTAAGGAGGTCCTCGGCTCCAGCTTTGCCCTCTTCTCTCCCCCACGTTTCCCTTTAA